Proteins encoded by one window of Cryptosporangium minutisporangium:
- a CDS encoding BMP family ABC transporter substrate-binding protein, translating into MRRLSLRTAAVAVCLVVPLAGCTTPNDTAATTSPSSTAGDAAGPDVNGDGKVIIGVLSPGDLNDNGYYESFVTKAQAFTDKQGWQLIKVGSVNQADALNQARNLCRQKVDMVALGASELKDALGASEETVCGKTAWYVPAQQDLEQTPKITISRDFINEVIFATGYANGLLMKEKGYTKAGYVTGPEADFSVQAAKAFKAGIRTVIPEATLVTTYTGDFNDSGKAKEAAQAQVNQGVKALYPYLGGATDEVAKFGNTKDLILSTPGTDRCDSTSPKFQVSSIFDPGEYFAAGLQDFADGELKMGVAREWHLGKDPVPTVKICGGTPAQNTALETFIKDVGSGKIDVDTEVAKLGS; encoded by the coding sequence ATGAGACGCCTCTCCCTGCGGACGGCCGCCGTTGCGGTCTGTCTCGTCGTGCCGCTCGCGGGCTGCACCACGCCGAACGACACCGCCGCCACTACCTCCCCGTCGTCCACCGCGGGCGACGCCGCCGGCCCGGACGTCAACGGCGACGGCAAGGTCATCATCGGCGTACTCAGCCCCGGCGACCTCAACGACAACGGCTACTACGAAAGCTTCGTCACCAAGGCGCAGGCGTTCACCGACAAGCAGGGCTGGCAGCTGATCAAGGTCGGCTCGGTCAACCAGGCCGACGCACTCAACCAGGCCCGCAACCTCTGTCGCCAGAAGGTCGACATGGTCGCACTCGGGGCCAGCGAGCTGAAGGACGCGCTCGGGGCGTCCGAGGAGACGGTCTGCGGGAAGACGGCGTGGTACGTCCCCGCGCAGCAGGACCTCGAGCAGACACCGAAGATCACGATCTCCCGGGACTTCATCAACGAGGTCATCTTCGCCACCGGCTACGCCAACGGCCTGCTGATGAAGGAGAAGGGCTACACCAAGGCCGGGTACGTCACCGGTCCTGAGGCTGACTTCTCCGTCCAGGCTGCCAAGGCGTTCAAGGCCGGCATCCGCACGGTCATCCCGGAGGCCACGCTGGTCACCACGTACACCGGCGACTTCAACGACTCCGGCAAAGCCAAGGAAGCCGCGCAGGCCCAGGTAAACCAGGGCGTCAAAGCGCTCTACCCCTACCTGGGCGGCGCGACCGACGAGGTGGCGAAGTTCGGCAACACCAAGGACCTCATCCTCTCGACGCCCGGCACCGACCGATGCGATTCGACCAGTCCGAAGTTCCAGGTCTCCTCGATCTTCGACCCGGGTGAGTACTTCGCCGCAGGCCTGCAGGACTTCGCCGACGGCGAGCTGAAGATGGGCGTCGCCCGCGAATGGCACCTCGGCAAGGACCCGGTCCCGACCGTGAAGATCTGCGGTGGCACCCCGGCGCAGAACACCGCCCTGGAGACGTTCATCAAGGACGTCGGCAGCGGCAAGATCGATGTCGACACCGAGGTGGCGAAGCTCGGCAGCTGA
- a CDS encoding VOC family protein, which produces MAELTEPRWTHVALPVTDLERSIEFYTTVTPLVLVTRNVDDNGQGAWLSNKNQVDSPFVLVLAEFKPEIGKNFGIEPGQKATTLAPFAHIGIEMPNREDIDRIADKAREAGALRWEPRDMAAHIGYICAVNDPDGNTIEFSHNQKVFSTIQELWG; this is translated from the coding sequence ATGGCTGAACTGACCGAACCGCGCTGGACCCACGTCGCCCTGCCCGTCACCGACCTGGAGCGCTCGATCGAGTTCTACACCACGGTCACCCCGCTGGTGCTGGTCACCCGCAACGTGGACGACAACGGGCAGGGCGCTTGGCTGTCGAACAAGAATCAGGTCGACTCGCCGTTCGTGCTCGTGCTGGCCGAGTTCAAGCCGGAGATCGGAAAGAACTTCGGCATCGAGCCCGGACAGAAGGCGACGACGCTCGCGCCGTTCGCGCACATCGGCATCGAGATGCCGAACCGGGAGGACATCGACCGGATCGCCGACAAGGCGCGGGAGGCCGGCGCGCTCCGCTGGGAGCCGCGGGACATGGCCGCGCACATCGGATACATCTGCGCGGTGAACGACCCCGACGGCAACACCATCGAGTTCTCGCACAACCAGAAGGTGTTCTCGACGATCCAGGAGCTCTGGGGCTGA
- a CDS encoding zinc-binding dehydrogenase has product MRAVRHHVHGGPETLVVDDLPVPEPGPGEALIRVEACSLNHLDVLQRRGPALIPGFRLPHTAGMDVAGVVEALGVEARGGEAVREPSSAPAVVPGTRVVVNPAVPCDACPTCRSGHDGHCPNAAVIGGTLPGGYADYVVAPVANLHPVPEGRDLVEAAVLPTIWMTAHHALHVTGRAAAGETVLIHAGSSGVSTAAIQLACAAGLRVISTVGRPEKADYVRGLGAEVVIDTSSEDVVAVVREATGGRGVDLVLDHVGPATWAVGVYSLAPRGRLVFFGNTTGNVVETDIVYAYHFGLQLLGSDPYDRAEFAPVLDRYWNSDFTTPIDSEFALTDARAAQEHLESRRATGKIVLRP; this is encoded by the coding sequence ATGCGAGCGGTTCGTCACCACGTCCATGGCGGTCCCGAAACCCTGGTTGTCGACGACCTTCCCGTGCCCGAACCGGGTCCCGGTGAGGCTCTGATCCGCGTCGAGGCGTGCTCGCTGAATCACCTCGATGTACTGCAGCGGCGTGGACCGGCGTTGATCCCGGGATTTCGGCTTCCGCACACGGCGGGAATGGACGTCGCCGGCGTAGTTGAAGCACTCGGTGTTGAGGCACGCGGTGGCGAGGCGGTGCGCGAGCCCAGCTCCGCGCCTGCTGTCGTCCCCGGCACGCGCGTCGTGGTGAATCCGGCGGTGCCGTGCGACGCCTGTCCGACCTGTCGCTCCGGTCACGACGGTCACTGCCCGAACGCCGCCGTCATCGGCGGAACCCTCCCGGGTGGATACGCCGACTACGTCGTCGCGCCGGTGGCGAACCTGCATCCGGTTCCGGAGGGCCGCGACCTGGTGGAAGCGGCCGTGCTGCCGACGATCTGGATGACCGCACACCACGCGTTACACGTGACCGGCCGAGCCGCTGCGGGCGAGACGGTCCTCATCCACGCCGGGAGCAGCGGCGTGAGCACCGCGGCGATCCAGCTCGCCTGCGCGGCCGGCCTTCGAGTCATCTCGACGGTGGGACGGCCGGAGAAGGCGGACTACGTCCGCGGGCTCGGTGCCGAGGTCGTGATCGACACGTCCAGTGAGGACGTCGTAGCGGTGGTGCGCGAGGCGACCGGCGGGCGTGGCGTCGACCTCGTGCTCGACCACGTCGGTCCGGCGACCTGGGCCGTCGGCGTCTACAGTCTCGCGCCGCGCGGTCGGCTGGTGTTCTTCGGGAACACGACGGGCAATGTCGTCGAGACCGACATCGTGTACGCCTACCACTTCGGCCTGCAGCTGCTGGGGTCCGACCCGTACGACCGCGCGGAGTTCGCGCCCGTGCTCGATCGCTATTGGAACAGCGATTTCACGACGCCGATCGACAGTGAGTTCGCGCTGACCGACGCCCGCGCGGCGCAGGAACATCTGGAGTCGCGCCGCGCCACCGGCAAGATCGTGCTGCGGCCATGA
- a CDS encoding amidohydrolase family protein, whose amino-acid sequence MTDLERADTLIVQTTVVSMNDERQVITDAAVAIKDGQIAAVGKTADVEAAWRTESTADVVDGRRFVVTPGLINTHVHATGEPLTRGFVPDDTPFIENVFEWLTPIHTYYSEEDEHISAQLAALEMLKSGTTTFLEAGTVRFIDPVVEGLGEIGIRARVGPWAWDLVQDYDVLRMDTDTAIATLEDSMNRHASSYDGRIQAWPIIIGHTCCSDELWQAAKQLSVQHGTGLSFHMSPAAMDPEGFLAKFGQRPMVHLAELGVLGDNVILTHAVHVDDEEIALLASTGTSVSHCPTTALKVSYGVTQIGKFPEMAAAGINVAIGTDGNNASNYHDLMRATYLVAGLFKDARRDATMFPAETAFAMATRNGARGLQEADRLGSIEVGKQADLVLHDTDRPEWRPLHNVANQLVWSADGRGVHTVFVGGRRVVENYRCTTLDEFDLLERAQKAGDGIRRRSGLPDRAKWPTI is encoded by the coding sequence ATGACCGATCTTGAACGTGCCGACACGCTAATCGTCCAGACGACCGTCGTCAGCATGAACGACGAGCGCCAGGTGATCACCGACGCCGCGGTAGCGATCAAAGACGGCCAGATCGCGGCCGTCGGCAAGACGGCCGACGTGGAGGCGGCGTGGCGCACTGAAAGCACTGCCGACGTCGTCGACGGACGCCGCTTCGTCGTGACCCCGGGCCTGATCAACACGCACGTCCACGCGACCGGCGAGCCGCTGACCCGGGGCTTCGTGCCGGACGACACCCCGTTCATCGAGAATGTCTTCGAGTGGCTCACACCGATCCACACCTACTACTCCGAGGAGGACGAGCACATCTCGGCGCAGCTCGCCGCGCTCGAGATGCTCAAGTCGGGTACCACGACGTTCCTCGAAGCGGGCACCGTGCGCTTCATCGACCCCGTCGTGGAGGGCCTCGGCGAGATCGGGATCCGGGCCCGGGTCGGCCCCTGGGCGTGGGATCTCGTCCAGGACTACGACGTGCTGCGGATGGACACCGACACCGCCATCGCGACGCTCGAAGACTCGATGAACCGGCATGCGTCGAGCTACGACGGACGGATCCAGGCCTGGCCGATCATCATCGGGCACACCTGCTGCAGCGACGAGCTGTGGCAGGCCGCGAAACAACTCTCGGTACAGCACGGCACCGGGCTGAGCTTCCACATGTCGCCGGCGGCGATGGATCCCGAGGGCTTCCTGGCGAAGTTCGGGCAGCGGCCGATGGTGCACTTGGCGGAGCTCGGCGTCCTCGGTGACAACGTCATCCTCACCCACGCCGTTCACGTCGACGACGAAGAGATCGCGCTGCTGGCCAGCACCGGCACGAGCGTCTCGCACTGCCCGACGACCGCCCTCAAGGTCTCCTACGGCGTGACGCAGATCGGCAAGTTCCCGGAGATGGCGGCGGCCGGCATCAACGTCGCCATCGGCACCGACGGCAACAACGCCTCGAACTACCACGACCTGATGCGCGCGACGTATCTTGTGGCGGGCCTGTTCAAGGACGCGCGGCGCGACGCCACCATGTTCCCCGCGGAGACGGCCTTCGCGATGGCGACGCGCAACGGCGCCCGCGGCCTGCAGGAAGCCGACCGGCTCGGCTCGATCGAGGTCGGCAAGCAGGCCGACCTCGTGCTGCACGACACCGATCGTCCGGAGTGGCGTCCGCTGCACAACGTCGCGAACCAGCTGGTCTGGTCGGCCGACGGCCGCGGCGTGCACACCGTCTTCGTCGGCGGGCGCCGCGTCGTCGAGAACTACCGCTGCACGACGCTCGACGAGTTCGACCTGCTCGAGCGCGCTCAGAAGGCCGGCGACGGAATTCGTCGCCGTTCCGGACTCCCCGACCGGGCCAAGTGGCCCACCATCTGA
- a CDS encoding class I SAM-dependent methyltransferase produces MTERSREVQQAESGPAPVWDVINGFAAYWALHAAIDLGLFAQLADGPATGTELADALGVHDPADLTLLAQLLAAKGLLETDGERWRNSVVSERFLVPSSPQTMVELVRHSPGPQVGWPALAATLRKGRPARQVSDALNALYPELVAATAATQAAVASGVATELRTSGRWDGTGLIVDLGCGSGAWLHRLLEAAPHAKALGVDLPHVLPAARDRLAGRDVTLVGGDYLDVDLPPRGASVVILAHVLRAESAPRAEALVGRALDLLAEDGVLLVADYFRPPDGAPTDTYASAAHDLTLALTMRASTLGRGLSEPTLAAWCAVRGAGTSAVVEPVPRQRVHLITLSEVPDDRS; encoded by the coding sequence ATGACCGAGCGTTCGCGCGAGGTCCAGCAAGCGGAGTCGGGCCCCGCTCCGGTGTGGGACGTGATCAACGGCTTCGCGGCCTACTGGGCGCTGCACGCCGCGATCGATCTCGGCCTCTTCGCACAGCTGGCAGACGGCCCGGCTACCGGTACCGAACTCGCGGACGCGCTCGGCGTCCACGACCCGGCCGACCTGACGCTGCTCGCACAGCTGCTCGCGGCCAAGGGGTTGCTCGAGACCGACGGCGAGCGGTGGCGCAACTCCGTGGTGTCGGAGCGCTTCCTCGTGCCGTCCTCGCCGCAGACCATGGTCGAGCTGGTCCGGCACTCTCCCGGGCCGCAGGTGGGGTGGCCCGCTCTCGCCGCCACCCTGCGGAAGGGACGTCCGGCCCGGCAGGTGTCCGACGCCCTGAACGCGCTCTATCCGGAGCTGGTCGCGGCGACCGCCGCGACGCAGGCCGCCGTCGCGAGCGGTGTCGCGACCGAGCTGCGCACCAGCGGCCGCTGGGACGGCACCGGACTGATCGTCGACCTCGGCTGCGGATCGGGCGCCTGGCTGCACCGCCTGCTCGAGGCCGCCCCGCACGCGAAAGCGCTCGGAGTCGACCTGCCGCACGTGTTGCCCGCCGCCCGTGATCGGCTCGCCGGTCGCGACGTCACGCTGGTCGGGGGCGACTACCTCGACGTCGACCTCCCACCGCGCGGAGCGTCCGTCGTGATCCTGGCCCACGTGCTGCGCGCCGAATCCGCCCCGCGAGCCGAGGCGCTCGTCGGCCGCGCCCTGGACCTGTTGGCCGAGGACGGCGTGCTCCTCGTCGCCGACTACTTCCGCCCGCCGGACGGTGCACCGACCGACACCTACGCATCCGCCGCCCACGACCTCACGCTCGCCTTGACCATGCGCGCCTCGACGCTCGGCCGCGGGCTGAGCGAGCCGACCCTCGCCGCTTGGTGCGCCGTCCGCGGAGCCGGCACCAGCGCGGTCGTGGAGCCGGTGCCCCGCCAACGCGTCCACCTCATCACGCTTTCGGAGGTACCCGATGACCGATCTTGA